From a single Gimesia fumaroli genomic region:
- a CDS encoding PDZ domain-containing protein — translation MTYIRNIYILIIALCLTGISVAQAQPPASDLESLEERAFKQAAAFVNPSIVRIETVGGQERVGKILTGTGPTSGVIVSRDGLIISSAFNFIGKPSSILVTLPDGRRFPAQVVATDHLKMLTLLKIDAQNLPVPLAVPENELQVGMWSIALGRTFDLDQPSISVGIVSALGRIWGKAIQTDAKISPINYGGPLVDINGRLMGILVPLSPGATGETAGVEWYDSGIGFAIPMYDVLNIIPRLNTGKDLHPGLLGITMTGKGDLSTNMKLDRVRYGSPAQVAGLKTGDTLTKLDGKPVSMHSQVKQVLMSKYAGESVSLTVTREGVQKPLTFKATLDEKLVPFESGFLGILPQRESKTENGQGVGVRFVFSNSAAAEAGLKPKDQILEFNKQKVASAEALASMVNHLRPGETATLQVSRDQKPLALNVKLQTTPNTVESSLPTQARPSRTAEENKKQNIKVGHFKDQLPGNEQSFWAYVPENYDPNYEFGLMVWIHPPGNTMESTIFKEWKSICEQRGIIIVGPAAQDVIRWNQDEAEFVKEVIESMKSRYAIDDKRIFLVSHSNGAEFVFHLAFKYRDLFRGVAVSDASLQDRPPETDPDFPLSLYFVLNANNPLNQLLQPRIEAIRKMNYPTVFQLLKDDRQAGQYLKQPNLEEVGRWADSLDRI, via the coding sequence GCCTCTGATCTGGAGTCACTGGAAGAACGCGCTTTCAAACAGGCTGCTGCTTTTGTAAATCCATCCATTGTCAGAATTGAAACTGTGGGTGGTCAGGAACGAGTTGGAAAAATCTTAACTGGTACCGGACCAACCTCAGGCGTGATCGTCAGTCGCGATGGTTTGATCATTTCCAGCGCATTTAATTTCATTGGCAAGCCATCCTCTATCCTGGTGACATTACCTGATGGACGTCGTTTTCCGGCACAGGTTGTTGCCACCGATCATTTGAAGATGTTAACCCTGTTAAAAATTGACGCACAAAACCTGCCTGTGCCATTAGCCGTGCCGGAGAATGAACTTCAGGTCGGAATGTGGTCTATTGCACTGGGACGAACGTTCGATCTGGATCAGCCCAGTATTTCCGTCGGAATTGTCAGTGCCCTGGGGAGAATCTGGGGAAAAGCCATTCAAACAGATGCTAAGATTTCCCCTATCAATTATGGTGGTCCCCTGGTAGATATTAACGGCCGCCTGATGGGAATTCTGGTCCCACTTTCTCCGGGTGCTACAGGGGAAACCGCCGGTGTGGAATGGTATGACTCAGGAATTGGTTTTGCGATTCCCATGTACGACGTATTGAATATTATTCCTCGCCTGAATACTGGCAAAGATCTCCATCCGGGGTTGTTAGGTATCACAATGACTGGAAAAGGAGATTTATCAACCAATATGAAACTGGATCGAGTACGCTATGGAAGCCCGGCTCAAGTCGCTGGGCTCAAAACAGGAGATACTCTGACCAAATTGGATGGCAAACCAGTGAGTATGCATTCTCAGGTCAAGCAGGTACTGATGAGCAAGTACGCTGGTGAATCTGTCAGCCTGACTGTAACCAGAGAAGGAGTCCAGAAGCCTCTCACGTTTAAAGCCACCCTGGATGAAAAACTGGTTCCTTTTGAATCAGGTTTTCTGGGGATTCTGCCACAACGTGAATCAAAAACAGAAAACGGCCAGGGAGTAGGCGTACGGTTTGTCTTTTCCAATTCTGCAGCAGCGGAAGCAGGTCTGAAACCCAAGGACCAGATACTGGAGTTCAACAAACAAAAAGTGGCATCCGCAGAAGCGCTGGCATCAATGGTCAACCATCTGCGTCCCGGCGAAACTGCCACACTGCAGGTATCCCGAGATCAGAAACCACTGGCCCTTAACGTCAAATTACAGACAACGCCTAACACAGTAGAATCTTCTTTACCAACCCAGGCGCGACCCTCCCGAACGGCTGAAGAGAACAAGAAACAAAACATTAAAGTCGGACACTTTAAAGACCAGCTTCCCGGCAATGAGCAGAGCTTCTGGGCTTATGTTCCGGAAAATTATGATCCCAATTATGAGTTTGGTCTGATGGTCTGGATTCATCCTCCAGGGAACACAATGGAATCCACGATTTTTAAAGAATGGAAAAGTATCTGTGAACAACGTGGCATTATTATCGTGGGACCTGCAGCACAAGATGTCATTCGCTGGAATCAGGATGAAGCGGAATTTGTTAAAGAAGTCATTGAATCAATGAAATCACGCTATGCCATTGATGACAAACGCATCTTTCTCGTGAGCCATTCAAACGGTGCTGAGTTTGTGTTTCATCTTGCTTTTAAATACCGAGATCTGTTTCGTGGCGTCGCAGTTTCTGATGCATCCCTGCAAGACAGGCCACCTGAGACAGACCCCGATTTCCCACTCAGCCTGTACTTTGTTCTGAATGCCAATAATCCACTGAACCAGTTATTACAGCCGCGAATCGAGGCCATTCGTAAAATGAATTACCCGACAGTCTTCCAGCTTCTCAAGGACGATAGACAAGCCGGGCAATATCTGAAACAGCCAAATTTAGAAGAGGTCGGCCGCTGGGCAGATAGCCTCGACCGAATTTAA